The following DNA comes from Hyphococcus flavus.
ATGACGGATATCATCAAACAGCCGCGTTTCTGGCTCCTCGTCTGGGGCGGCCTTGGCGCGTTGTTTCTCCTCTATTTTATCGTGAATGCAAGCCTGGGCCCATCAGGCCCGAGCGAACCTTCCGCATTAGACCATGACCAAGCATTGCTTGTAGGCGAGATGGCTGACTTCACCTACACGTTTCCGCCGCGCGGCGCTTCCGATGTCGGTTTTGACCATAATGGCGAGCCAATGACTCTGGCGGATTTTCGCGGCAAGGCTGTTCTGGTCAACTTCTGGGCGACGACCTGCGCGCCGTGTCTCGTCGAACTTCCGTCACTAGATCAGCTTGAAGGCGATCTTGGCGGCCAGCGCTTTGAGGTTGTCGCTGTGGCGGCGGACCCGCGCGGGCCAGAAACAGCGCAGCAGTTTCTCGACCGGCTGGAGATTAAAAATCTGAAACTTTATGCTGACGCCAATCTGCAATTCGCCTTTTCTGTAGGCGGCGCCGACGTCCTTCCGACCAGTATTTTGTATAGCGCCAGCGGAGAAGAGGTTGGCAGGATTGTCGGCGAGGCCGATTGGGCGAGCCCCGAGGCGCGCCGTCTCATCGCTTCGGCCATGCCATAAGCACCGCGTGCGCCCTAGGTTTCCGGCGGCAATGCCGATATAGACGTCCCATTCGCAAGGGGCAGGCGCAAACCGGGTCGCCGCAAAATTTTCTTCGAGGGAGCTGATTTCATGACATTCTCAAAAACATTGCTGGCGGGCGCCGCCGTGCTGGCGCTGGTTGCATGCGGTAAGAAAGAATCCGACACGCCAGCATCGCCTTCAAGCCAGCAGGCAGCGAAGGTCAACGCCGCGTCGCCGCTTGAGAAACGCTTTACCCTCGCTGACGCGGAACCGGTCGATATTGATGCGCTGTTCGCGTTAATGCCGGAAGCAAGCCGTCCGACATATGAAAGCGCGGCGTTCGACGATGCGCTTGGCGCCACTGTAGTGTCCAATTTGCGTTTCGCTGACGGTAATGACGGCGAAGCGGTAACCGTTGAGCGGGCAGAGTTCTATGGCGTTGACCTCGAAGCAATTGAGCGGGTGAGTTCGGCGGAAGAAGCGGCCACAGATGCGCCGTTTGAAAAAATCTTCGACAAAGTACGTTTTTTCAACATGGCGTCGGAAGGTTTTGAAGAGGGGGAAGAGGCTGGAAAACTCTCCATCGGCGGGCTTGAACTCGATCAATTGCAGATCAGACAGGGCGGCGCGAAGGGCGACGGAACAGGCGATGACGGCGCCAGGTTTTTCAACGCCGTCAATCTCGCCGGGCTTTATTTCAAGGACATGAGTTTTGAGATGAGTTCGCCGGAGGCGCCGCAAGTTGTCATGTCCGCCCCTGATTTTCGGATTGTGGGCCTTGGCGGCGGAAAGCTGAACGCGATTATCGCCAACGATCTCGAATACACCATGGCGCAAACGCCTGAATCACGGGCCGCCATGCGCGAAGTAATGGGCCCACAGGGCGCGATGTTCCTGAACGGCCCGCTAGCCGGTTTCCTCGCGCCGGAAAGCCAGCGCGTAAAGATGTCGTCTTTCGAGTGGCGAAGCATAGATTTTTCCGGACTGCTTGAATGGGGCTTGCGCGATGAAAAGCCGCCAATGACGGAAGAAAACCTAATCGACCTCGGCGTTATGAAGGCGCTGGATATGGAAACCTATATTGGCGGCAAACTCGCCGGCACCGTCAAGGAAGCGTCAATGTCTGCGGCGGAGTTCAAATGGCTGATCCCGTCGAACATTCGCGTTGACACCAAAGACGCGTCTTTCGATTATACCGCCTATGTTCCTGATACGGAAGAAGAAGTGCTGGGCGTGATGAAAAAGCACGGCCTCGATAAGCTAAAAGGCGATGGCTATGCGCAATGGGTCTGGGACGACAGATCGGGCATGGCGGATCTTGACTATGTGGCCAACGCGCCGGGCTTCATGAATTTCGCTGTCGATCTTGGCTTCTCCGGCCTCAAGCTTGATGACATGGCGGCTGCAGAGGCGGCGGGCGAAAGTCCTTTCGCGGCGACTGGCGCGTTCAAAAATTTCAAATTGACCCTGGAAGACAAAAAGGCGCTGGACGCGATCTTTGATGTGGCGGCGCTGCAAATGGGCGGTTCTGGCGCTGATCTGCGCCAGTCGGCTCCGGCCATGATCCGCCTTTCGGGTGCGCAGGCGGCCCAGATGAACCCCAAATTTTCCGCTTATGTAAACGCGCTCGCCGATTTTGTGGGCGAGGGCGGCACGCTTGAAATTACGGCTGATCCGGCCGAGCCCGTTGATTTTGCAACGCTTCAGGAGACGGGGACCACAGCGCCGCAAACCATGCCGGATTTGCTGAAACTAGAGGTGACGCACAAGAAATAAGCGGTTACAGTTACCTCGCTGGCGCAAAGTGTGGGGCTTTGCGCCGGTGATGAGTTTGGGGGCGGCGGGGCTCGTCCTCACGGGTGGCAAGCGGAGTGCAGTTCTCCGAAAAGGGGTTCGAGGGGAAAATCATGCTAAAAGCGGTTGCGCCGTCTCGCTTGAGATCTGTGCGGAATGTCATTTGCGTCACATTCGGAATATTTGCCGCTCACTCCTGCGCCAGCACGACGGCGCCCTCTTTAACCGCCCAAGACCTCCTCGTCGCACCCTATACCTATGCGGCGGGCCAGCCGTTCGATGTTGATGCATTTCTTGCGGCTTTTCCTTCCTGGCTGACAACATCCTACAGCGCTGCCGAGTTTGACCCTGAGCAGGGCGCAATGGTCATTGAGAACTTCCGGTTCGGTTTTGCCGCCGCACCGGAGCTTGGTTTTCTCGCTGATCGCGCAGTGGTCTGGGATGCTGATGTCGACAGCATGACGGCGGTCTTTTCCGGCACCGCAAACAATACCGCTAAAGCGTCGTTGTTTGACCGCATCGCTTTGGAAGGGTTGCGGTCGGAAGGCATGCAATGGGATGGCGGGTCTGAAAGCGCATCCATTAGCTTTGATAAGCTTGTAATTGATGGCCTTGCTGCACGCTCTTATAACTTGGCGCCGAAAGCCGGTGTTGGAGAGGAGTCGAAAATTCTCCGGAATATGGCGGCGGTCATGGGTTCATTCGCCTATGACGGAGCGGCCTATTCAAACTTTTCACTACGGCTTGCAAACAGCAGCGGCGAGCGTGTTGAAGTCGACGTGGCCGAAGCGTTTGCTCGTGGCTATGATGCGGGCGCGGTCGCGTTTCAAAGCGCAAGCGGCGTCACCGCCCTCATTCACAGTGCATCGGATGATGTTCCCGTTGAAGTTTCGGAAAAAGTCAAAGGTAAAAGGGCTGAAGGGCCGTACGCCAAGATCCTGAACCTGCCGCCCAGCGAAGCAATGAACGAAGTCTTGCGCCGCCCGACGGCGATGCTGGCGGCGGCGGCGGTAGGCGAAACAACCGCCTATGAAATCGACTATACTGAAGCGCGCGGGGCCGATTTAAGCGGTGCGTTGCTCTGGCTGGCTCGTTGGGAGCTGCCGCCGATCACTGAAACGAATCTTATCGACCTTGGCGCCCAGACCATGCTCGGCTACCGCGAAAGCTGGGACGGACAGTTGATTCAATCAATTGAAAGAACGGAAATTCCAGCCGCTGATTTCTACTGGTTGGTTCCGGCTCAATACGATGTTGTGTACAGCGGTTACACACAAGAAATCGGGCAGATGTTCGGCGTGATGCAAAACCGCATGCCGCCTGGGTTTTCGACCGAAGCAGCGCCGCAATTCGAAGAGATGTTTGCTGTTATGAATGCGCTCGGCCTTGAGCGTATTGCGGGCGACATGGATTTCTCCTGGCGCTGGAATGGTGAGACCGGCGATGCAGCGGTATCGACATCAAGCGATCTGATCGATCTGTTGACAAACGATCTGGGCATTAGCGTTGGCGGCCCGACCCTTGCTGAATGGGACGTCATGGCGCGCAACGACACCCCGATGGCTGCAGCCGTCACCGACATCTCACTGCAAGGCTTTAATTTCGGACTGGGCGATCGCGGCATTCTTGATCGCGCTTTCGCCTATGCCGCTGAGGAGCAGGGCATGACCGGACCTGACCTGCGTCAGTCTATGTCCGCCATGGCGCGACTTACTGGCGCGCAAGCCGGTGAGATGAATCCGCGGATTGAATCCTATGCCGGCGCTGTTGCGGATTTCATCGCTGGCGGCGGACGGATCGACATCGTTGCAGCGCCTGAGACGCCGGTTGACTTCATGACGCTTCAGTCAGTTGGCCAGACGGCGCCTCAAACGCTGCCGGATGTCTTGAATCTTTCCATAACGCACACGGCTGAATAGCCTTCGCGCGCTTTGAGCGTCAGACGGCTTAGTCGTCCAGCACGAATGTCACCTTGAGGATGACGCGGTATTCCTTGATCTTGCCGTTGTCGAGGATCAGCGACTGATCCTTAACCCATGCGCCTTCAACTTGCTTGAGAGTCTTATTTGCGCGTTCGATTCCGTTCTCGATCGCATCGTGAAAGCTTTTCTTGGAACCGGCGATAATCTCCGTTACGCGAGCAACTGCCATATATTATCCTCCATGGGTCTTTGTTAAATTCGCCCCAGCGAGGAATTAGAGCGCTTTTAAACTAGCGTTGCAAATGCGCCTTTAGCGCGTCGGTGCAGGTGTATCGCCTGAATAGTCGTAAAAGCCGCGCCCTGTTTTGCGTCCCAGCCAGCCGGCCTCAACATATTTTACGAGCAACGGACAGGGACGGTATTTGGAGTCAGCCAGCCCTTCATAAAGAACTTGCATGATGGCCAGACAAATATCGAGGCCGATAAAGTCAGCCAGCTCCAGCGGCCCCATGGGATGATTAGCGCCAAGTTTCAGCCCGGTATCAATCGCTTCGACTGAGCCGACGCCTTCGTACAGCGTATAGATCGCTTCATTGATCATTGGCATCAACACGCGGTTGACGATGAAGGCCGGAAAGTCTTCTGAAACAGCAATGGTCTTACCAAGGCTGGCGATAACATCCTTCGTCGTTTCAAACGTTTCCTTTGACGTCGCGATACCGCGAATGATTTCCACGAGTTTCATCAGTGGCGCCGGATTCATGAAATGGATGCCAATAAAATTTTCAGGCTGATCCGTCGCCGCAGCAAGGCCAGTAATCGAAATCGATGATGTATTACTGGCGAGGATGGCTTCTTTTTTTAAAACGCCGGTGAGTGACTTAAAAATCTCTTTCTTGATCGTCTGGTCTTCGCTGGCGGCTTCAATGACCAGATCACAACCCGAAAGGTCTTTTATATCGGTTGCAGGCATCACCCTGTTGAGGGCGCCCTTTGCGTCGTTGTCGCCAATTGATCCTTTGGCGGCTTGCCGGCCAAGGTTTTGCTCAATGGTGTTTCGCGCCTTTTCGATCTGTTCTGTGCTGATGTCGTTCAAGAACACATCGTAACCAGCCAGCGCGAATACATGGGCAATCCCGCTGCCCATCTGGCCGGCGCCAATAACGCCGACGGTTTTTATGTTGCCCATGATAAGCTCCGATGCCGGTTCCCTGATACCCTCAGGATACTGCACCGCAACATAAGCATGGACAAGACCGATCGCTCTAAAATCGCAGCGGAGGTCCGTGCTTAAGTTCTGCTCAGGGGCTATCGAGCGCGTCTGATCTCGGCAGCGAAGCATCCATGCGCGGCATTGTGTGCATGAAGATAGTCGGCTTCCGGAA
Coding sequences within:
- a CDS encoding dodecin family protein, which codes for MAVARVTEIIAGSKKSFHDAIENGIERANKTLKQVEGAWVKDQSLILDNGKIKEYRVILKVTFVLDD
- a CDS encoding 3-hydroxybutyryl-CoA dehydrogenase; translation: MGNIKTVGVIGAGQMGSGIAHVFALAGYDVFLNDISTEQIEKARNTIEQNLGRQAAKGSIGDNDAKGALNRVMPATDIKDLSGCDLVIEAASEDQTIKKEIFKSLTGVLKKEAILASNTSSISITGLAAATDQPENFIGIHFMNPAPLMKLVEIIRGIATSKETFETTKDVIASLGKTIAVSEDFPAFIVNRVLMPMINEAIYTLYEGVGSVEAIDTGLKLGANHPMGPLELADFIGLDICLAIMQVLYEGLADSKYRPCPLLVKYVEAGWLGRKTGRGFYDYSGDTPAPTR
- a CDS encoding TlpA family protein disulfide reductase, which codes for MTDIIKQPRFWLLVWGGLGALFLLYFIVNASLGPSGPSEPSALDHDQALLVGEMADFTYTFPPRGASDVGFDHNGEPMTLADFRGKAVLVNFWATTCAPCLVELPSLDQLEGDLGGQRFEVVAVAADPRGPETAQQFLDRLEIKNLKLYADANLQFAFSVGGADVLPTSILYSASGEEVGRIVGEADWASPEARRLIASAMP